A genomic window from Silene latifolia isolate original U9 population chromosome Y, ASM4854445v1, whole genome shotgun sequence includes:
- the LOC141632270 gene encoding uncharacterized protein LOC141632270 produces the protein MLFECKRRSKPDCIAVPLQSSLNNCVQAVPQLDGTNYSEWKEYLEFYLGILELDQVLMGRLILNHDASKEVLEEYNWWKKSDSLCLKFLRLTTAPKIKSSISETGCNTASKYMEIIKERFQTTDKAVAGRLMSELTTAKYNESVTTMQQSMCYT, from the exons ATGTTGTTCGAGTGTAAACGGCGTTCTAAACCAGACTGCATAGCAG TACCATTGCAAAGCTCTCTCAATAACTGTGTCCAAGCTGTTCCACAACTTGATGGTACTAATTACTCAGAATGGAAAGAGTATCTCGAGTTCTATTTAGGGATCCTTGAACTCGATCAAGTGCTTATGGGTCGGCTCATTTTGAACCACGATGCgagtaaagaagtacttgaagAGTATAACTGGTGGAAGAAATCTGATAGTCTTTGCCTAAAGTTTTTGCGTCTTACCACTGCACCAAAAATTAAGTCCTCCATTTCGGAGACAGGTTGTAACACAGCCAGTAAGTACATGGAAATCATTAAGGAACGCTTTCAGACTACCGATAAAGCGGTAGCTGGAAGGCTTATGTCTGAACTTACCACTGCTAAGTATAATGAGAGTGTAACCACCATGCAGCAAAGCATGTGTTACACATGA